A genome region from Euphorbia lathyris chromosome 4, ddEupLath1.1, whole genome shotgun sequence includes the following:
- the LOC136227038 gene encoding F-box/LRR-repeat protein At3g03360-like: MGSKSVKVEEEQQDRISDLPDCLIHHMLSFLPSRWQNQWTRVPVLIFNYTGISCENSHNIIDNILNLQDCSKIKKFHLDHPCSDDKDPGITAKIGFATRKHVEDLSLTLSQHVYTLPEFLFDNASLVKLTIQNCTLMPNGRVNWECLTELGMYDCKLPDQAMEHILSGSPLLKSLELIASLSQFDKLIIVSKSLKRFLCHHNAAMGFVYSDRFISAFEISCPNLEELSLNLNVVTICYSKLVTQAIKNVVSCSLLLESFDLNCDGISGLVIASESLKRLALGHLTDVEISCPNLEKLIILNDLGRVGTVKLLNLSSLLCATIDFYGPEFYGLGEWEEDDISDQESQKSWIKDILQQLQHIKELTLGRCIIKVLSKFVSMGDLFLPVLDTNPKFGIICVLRNSHVLEKLVINVPHYDQKYYNFLKQTDFGKNYWNSNERDFDCLSLHLKTIMIIGCPEEVVLTFVKFLLKNARVLEKMVVEFKDHVTTSKMAAFERGFMRLPRCSKNCDY; encoded by the exons ATGGGAAGCAAAAGTGTAAAGGTGGAGGAGGAGCAACAAGACCGAATCAGTGATTTGCCGGATTGTCTCATTCACCATATGCTCTCCTTTTTGCCATCAAGGTGGCAGAACCAATGGACTCGTGTTCCGGTTCTGATATTCAATTACACAGGTATATCTTGTGAAAACTCCCATAATATCATTGACAATATCTTAAATCTCCAGGACTGCTCCAAGATCAAAAAATTCCACCTTGATCATCCTTGTAGCGATGACAAGGATCCTGGGATTACTGCAAAAATCGGTTTTGCAACAAGAAAACATGTGGAGGACTTAAGCTTGACTTTAAGCCAGCACGTGTACACGTTGCCGGAATTCCTTTTCGACAATGCTTCACTTGTTAAATTGACAATCCAAAATTGTACTTTAATGCCTAATGGAAGGGTAAATTGGGAATGCCTCACGGAATTGGGTATGTATGATTGTAAGTTGCCTGATCAAGcgatggaacatattctttctGGCAGTCCGTTGCTCAAATCGTTAGAATTGATTGCCAGTCTTTCTCAATTTGATAAGCTGATTATTGTTTCCaaatctttgaaaagatttctCTGCCATCATAATGCTGCTATGGGATTTGTTTATAGTGACCGTTTTATTTCAGCttttgaaatttcatgtccaaacCTCGAGGAATTATCTTTGAATCTTAATGTTGTGACGATATGTTATTCAAAGCTGGTTACTCAAGCGATTAAAAATGTTGTATCTTGTAGTTTGTTACTCGAATCATTTGATCTTAACTGTGATGGGATTTCAGGGCTGGTTATTGCTTCCGaatctttgaaaagattggCTTTAGGACACTTAACTGATGTGGAAATTTCATGTCCAAATCTTGAAAAACTGATTATTCTTAATGATTTGGGACGAGTTGGAACTGTTAAATTACTGAATCTGTCATCTTTACTTTGTGCTACTATTGATTTTTACGGTCCCGAGTTTTATGGTCTGGGGGAGTGGGAGGAGGATGATATTTCAGATCAAGAAAGTCAAAAAAGTTGGATTAAAGACATTCTTCAACAGCTTCAACATATCAAAGAGCTAACACTTGGGAGATGCATTATCAAG GTTCTCTCAAAATTTGTTTCCATGGGAGATCTGTTTTTACCGGTGTTAGACACCAACCCTAAATTTGGAATTATATGTGTACTTCGTAATTCACATGTGCTTGAGAAATTAGTTATTAATGTGCCGCACTATGATCAG AAATATTATAATTTCCTCAAGCAGACTGATTTTGGAAAAAACTATTGGAATTCCAATGAGAGGGACTTTGATTGTTTATCATTGCATCTGAAGACTATTATGATCATTGGCTGTCCGGAGGAGGTTGTTTTAACCTTTGTAAAATTTCTACTCAAGAATGCAAGAGTGTTGGAAAAGATGGTGGTGGAATTCAAAGATCATGTAACAACTTCTAAGATGGCAGCATTTGAACGAGGATTCATGAGGTTGCCAAGATGTTCTAAAAATTGTGATTATTGA